The Nocardioides sp. S-1144 genome includes a region encoding these proteins:
- a CDS encoding DUF1416 domain-containing protein, giving the protein MCGATEGGLSLDGVNVAKEAVIQGQVVRAGEPVGNAYVRLLDRTGEFTAEVPTSASGHFRFFAGEGQWTLRTLAPKATPVDNLVHAAVGSVAEVTVAI; this is encoded by the coding sequence ATGTGCGGAGCAACGGAGGGCGGCCTGTCGCTCGACGGCGTCAACGTCGCCAAGGAGGCCGTGATCCAGGGCCAGGTCGTCCGGGCCGGGGAGCCCGTCGGCAACGCCTACGTGCGGCTGCTCGACCGGACCGGTGAGTTCACCGCCGAGGTCCCGACCTCGGCCAGCGGCCACTTCCGCTTCTTCGCCGGCGAGGGCCAGTGGACCCTGCGGACGCTGGCCCCCAAGGCCACCCCCGTCGACAACCTGGTGCACGCCGCCGTCGGCAGCGTCGCCGAGGTCACCGTCGCCATCTGA
- a CDS encoding Fur family transcriptional regulator, protein MPDEGHADVDWRAELRSRGYRLTPQRELILGAIDELGHATPDEVLAHVKRSVSSINASTVYRTLEVLEDLGLVRHAHLSDRAPTYHSVGGHEHFHLKCRTCGTVRSVDVEVARALTDRLDADLGFVADVGHLTVFGDCRDCLAAPEPAPL, encoded by the coding sequence GTGCCTGACGAGGGTCACGCCGACGTCGACTGGCGCGCCGAGCTCCGGAGCCGGGGCTACCGGCTGACCCCCCAGCGCGAGCTCATCCTCGGCGCGATCGACGAGCTCGGGCACGCCACGCCCGACGAGGTCCTCGCCCACGTGAAGAGGTCGGTGTCCTCGATCAACGCCTCGACGGTCTACCGCACCCTGGAGGTGCTGGAGGACCTCGGCCTGGTGCGGCACGCCCACCTCTCCGACCGCGCGCCGACGTACCACTCGGTCGGCGGGCACGAGCACTTCCACCTCAAGTGCCGCACCTGCGGCACGGTGCGGTCGGTCGACGTCGAGGTGGCGCGCGCGCTCACCGACCGGCTCGACGCCGACCTCGGCTTCGTCGCCGACGTCGGCCACCTCACGGTCTTCGGCGACTGCCGCGACTGCCTCGCCGCGCCGGAGCCCGCGCCACTCTGA
- a CDS encoding thioredoxin family protein, whose translation MDGRVDGRVDGRVDGPVLAGTPWADLLGERATLVQLSSAFCAPCRATRRVLAGVAAGTTGVAHVEIDADQHLELTRRLGITRTPTTLVLDAAGHEVVRAEGAPTREQVLAVLPAP comes from the coding sequence GTGGACGGGCGGGTCGACGGGCGGGTCGACGGGCGGGTGGACGGGCCGGTGCTCGCCGGCACGCCGTGGGCCGACCTCCTCGGCGAGCGGGCGACGCTGGTGCAGCTCAGCTCGGCGTTCTGCGCGCCGTGCCGCGCGACCCGGCGCGTCCTGGCCGGCGTCGCCGCCGGCACGACCGGGGTCGCGCACGTCGAGATCGACGCCGACCAGCACCTGGAGCTGACGCGCCGGCTCGGGATTACGCGGACGCCGACCACGCTGGTCCTCGACGCGGCCGGGCACGAGGTCGTGCGGGCCGAGGGGGCCCCGACGCGCGAGCAGGTCCTGGCGGTCCTGCCCGCTCCCTGA
- a CDS encoding MoaD/ThiS family protein, which yields MSDTVSEVDGSETQVILVRYWASARSAAGVDSDTFAVDGPVSLRDLLDRVVAAHPGSRLPQVLEVCSVLVGDRPVSTQDPTDVLVAPGASVEFLPPFAGG from the coding sequence GTGAGCGACACAGTCAGCGAAGTCGACGGAAGTGAGACCCAGGTCATCCTGGTGCGCTACTGGGCCTCGGCGCGGTCGGCGGCCGGGGTGGACTCCGACACGTTCGCGGTCGACGGCCCCGTGAGCCTGCGCGACCTCCTCGACAGGGTCGTCGCCGCCCACCCCGGGAGCCGGCTGCCGCAGGTGCTGGAGGTCTGCTCCGTGCTGGTCGGCGACCGCCCCGTCTCGACCCAGGACCCGACCGACGTCCTCGTCGCCCCCGGGGCCTCGGTGGAGTTCCTGCCGCCGTTCGCGGGCGGATGA
- a CDS encoding heme-binding beta-barrel domain-containing protein, with product MAFQIPENLHPDCGPVVWLLGTWHGNGRGDYPTIEAYQYKQEVVFQQDGRPFFHYFARSWVIDENGETIGQGAQETGFLRCLPEGRLELVLAHNTGISEVWYGVAEAGKVELRTAGVSFTETAKEVVAGHRLYGNVEGDLLYAYDMEAEGHPLQPHLWARLQRA from the coding sequence ATGGCCTTCCAGATCCCCGAGAACCTCCACCCCGACTGCGGGCCCGTCGTCTGGCTGCTCGGCACCTGGCACGGCAACGGTCGCGGCGACTACCCGACCATCGAGGCCTACCAGTACAAGCAGGAGGTCGTCTTCCAGCAGGACGGCCGCCCCTTCTTCCACTACTTCGCCCGTTCCTGGGTGATCGACGAGAACGGCGAGACGATCGGCCAGGGCGCCCAGGAGACGGGGTTCCTGCGCTGCCTCCCGGAGGGCAGGCTCGAGCTGGTGCTGGCGCACAACACCGGCATCAGCGAGGTCTGGTACGGCGTCGCGGAGGCCGGCAAGGTGGAGCTGCGGACCGCGGGCGTGAGCTTCACCGAGACCGCCAAGGAGGTCGTCGCCGGGCACCGGCTCTACGGCAACGTCGAGGGCGACCTGCTCTACGCCTACGACATGGAGGCCGAGGGTCACCCGCTGCAGCCGCACCTGTGGGCCAGGCTGCAACGTGCCTGA
- a CDS encoding asparaginase, whose translation MSTVQNDPAGRRPEIVAEIVRSGFVEGHHHGSLVALDADGAVAWSVGAADVPVLPRSCNKPLQALGMVRLGLDLPDDLLALACASHSGEDFHLDGVRRILASAGLTEDALQTPLDHPLDDVACEAAIRAGRERDRISMNCSGKHAAMLATCVLQGWDPDTYLDVAHPLQVALAATFADVTGEPVEVVAVDGCGAPLLSTSLVGLATAFRALAVADSGPERRIAEAIRAFPAFVSGTRRDELALLTALPGAIGKAGAESCYAVALPDGRAFALKTDDGAPRVRPVLMAAALRRSGIRSDAVDATGRHPLLGGGVPVGEIRAVF comes from the coding sequence ATGAGCACTGTGCAGAACGACCCCGCGGGCCGGCGGCCCGAGATCGTCGCCGAGATCGTCCGCTCCGGATTCGTGGAGGGCCACCACCACGGTTCCCTCGTGGCCCTGGACGCCGACGGCGCCGTCGCGTGGTCGGTCGGTGCGGCCGACGTGCCGGTGCTGCCGCGCTCGTGCAACAAGCCGCTCCAGGCGCTCGGGATGGTGCGGCTCGGGCTCGACCTGCCCGACGACCTGCTCGCGCTCGCCTGCGCGTCGCACTCCGGGGAGGACTTCCACCTCGACGGCGTCCGCCGGATCCTGGCCTCGGCCGGCCTCACCGAGGACGCCCTGCAGACCCCGCTCGACCACCCGCTCGACGACGTCGCCTGCGAGGCCGCGATCCGCGCCGGTCGCGAGCGCGACCGGATCTCGATGAACTGCTCCGGCAAGCACGCCGCGATGCTGGCCACCTGCGTCCTGCAGGGCTGGGACCCGGACACCTACCTCGACGTCGCCCACCCCCTCCAGGTGGCGCTCGCCGCCACCTTCGCCGACGTCACCGGTGAGCCGGTGGAGGTCGTGGCCGTCGACGGGTGCGGTGCCCCGCTGCTCTCGACCTCGCTCGTCGGGCTGGCCACCGCCTTCCGCGCGCTCGCCGTCGCCGACTCCGGCCCCGAGCGCCGCATCGCCGAGGCGATCCGGGCGTTCCCGGCCTTCGTCTCCGGCACCCGCCGCGACGAGCTCGCCCTGCTCACCGCCCTGCCCGGCGCGATCGGCAAGGCCGGCGCGGAGTCCTGCTACGCCGTCGCGCTGCCCGACGGCCGGGCCTTCGCGCTCAAGACCGACGACGGCGCGCCCCGCGTCCGGCCGGTCCTGATGGCCGCCGCGCTGCGCCGCTCCGGCATCCGGTCAGACGCCGTCGACGCCACCGGGCGGCACCCGCTGCTCGGCGGCGGGGTGCCGGTGGGGGAGATCCGCGCGGTGTTCTGA
- a CDS encoding sulfate adenylyltransferase subunit 1 — protein sequence MSETTEGATTATNMDLLRFATAGSVDDGKSTLIGRLLLDSKSIFADQLEAVEATSAAKGYDYTDLALLTDGLRSEREQGITIDVAYRYFATPNRKFIIADTPGHVQYTRNMVTGASTADLGLVLVDARQGLTEQSRRHAVILSLLRVPHLVLAVNKMDLVDYSQDVYEKIHAEFTTFATKLNIPDLEVIPISALAGDNVVNRSENMGWYSGPTLMHHLEHVHVASDRDLVDVRFPVQYVVRPKSDEHHDYRGYGGQVAGGVLKPGDEVVVLPSGMTSTIEGIDLFDQEVTEAFPPMSVTVRLADDVDVSRGDMIARVKNAPTPSQDIDAMVCWMTTTPLKPRQKLAIKHTTRTARALVKDIQYRLDVNSLHRDQETKELGVNEIGRVQLRTTVPLLCDPYSQNRTTGSFILIDEATGITVGAGMINSGA from the coding sequence ATGTCCGAGACCACCGAGGGCGCGACCACCGCGACCAACATGGACCTGCTCCGCTTCGCCACGGCCGGCTCGGTCGACGACGGCAAGTCGACCCTGATCGGTCGCCTGCTGCTCGACTCCAAGTCGATCTTCGCCGATCAGCTGGAGGCCGTCGAGGCCACCAGCGCGGCCAAGGGCTACGACTACACCGACCTCGCGCTGCTGACCGACGGGCTGCGCTCCGAGCGCGAGCAGGGCATCACCATCGACGTGGCCTACCGCTACTTCGCGACGCCCAACCGCAAGTTCATCATCGCCGACACCCCGGGCCACGTGCAGTACACGCGCAACATGGTCACCGGCGCCTCCACCGCCGACCTCGGCCTGGTGCTCGTCGACGCGCGCCAGGGCCTCACCGAGCAGTCCCGCCGCCACGCGGTGATCCTCTCGTTGCTGCGGGTCCCGCACCTGGTGCTGGCGGTCAACAAGATGGACCTCGTCGACTACTCGCAGGACGTCTACGAGAAGATCCACGCCGAGTTCACCACCTTCGCGACCAAGCTCAACATCCCCGACCTCGAGGTCATCCCGATCTCGGCGCTGGCCGGCGACAACGTCGTCAACCGCTCCGAGAACATGGGCTGGTACTCCGGTCCCACGCTCATGCACCACCTCGAGCACGTGCACGTGGCCTCCGACCGCGACCTCGTCGACGTCCGGTTCCCGGTCCAGTACGTCGTCCGGCCGAAGTCCGACGAGCACCACGACTACCGCGGCTACGGCGGCCAGGTCGCCGGCGGCGTCCTCAAGCCCGGCGACGAGGTCGTCGTGCTCCCCTCGGGCATGACCTCGACCATCGAGGGCATCGACCTGTTCGACCAGGAGGTCACCGAGGCGTTCCCGCCGATGTCGGTCACCGTCCGCCTGGCCGACGACGTCGACGTCTCGCGCGGCGACATGATCGCCCGCGTCAAGAACGCCCCGACGCCCTCGCAGGACATCGACGCGATGGTCTGCTGGATGACCACGACGCCGCTCAAGCCGCGGCAGAAGCTGGCCATCAAGCACACCACCCGCACCGCCCGGGCCCTGGTCAAGGACATCCAGTACCGCCTGGACGTCAACTCGCTGCACCGCGACCAGGAGACCAAGGAGCTCGGCGTCAACGAGATCGGCCGTGTCCAGCTGCGCACCACGGTGCCGCTGCTGTGCGACCCGTACTCGCAGAACCGCACCACGGGCTCGTTCATCCTCATCGACGAGGCGACCGGCATCACCGTCGGCGCCGGGATGATCAACAGCGGCGCCTGA
- the cysC gene encoding adenylyl-sulfate kinase: MSSPQHCPTPRELDDLELIVSGAAPVASFGTPGSPLTLTLPDALAGEPVVELVDPEGLPLALVHLEADGARRVEPLTTAQHGPFRRLHLTPAEVRAQHAGRTVVPVTGPVTDDQLAQLTGLGPLVLLALVGHGTPDLSPVALLRATLRVAADLPDAVVVAVPLAAHDDAEADHDLGVQVTAAYAGGPGGDRVVGLVEAGEPLASLDDILEADQPAPDRQGLVLFFTGLSGSGKSTLARALVDRLLEQGLRTVTSLDGDVVRRNLSAGLTFSRADRETNIRRIGWVAAEISRHGGVVVVSPIAPFAETRAQVRDMVDEAGGAFFLVHVATPLEECERRDRKGLYAKARRGEIPEFTGISSPYEEPEDADVRVDTTGRTIDDALGDVLDALAEAGYADLRVAAPQPVVPERII, from the coding sequence GTGTCGAGCCCCCAGCACTGTCCGACGCCGCGCGAGCTCGACGACCTCGAGCTGATCGTGTCCGGCGCCGCCCCCGTCGCGTCCTTCGGGACGCCCGGCAGCCCCCTGACCCTGACCCTCCCGGACGCCCTCGCCGGCGAGCCCGTCGTCGAGCTCGTCGACCCCGAGGGTCTCCCCCTCGCGCTCGTGCACCTCGAGGCCGACGGCGCCCGCCGCGTCGAGCCGCTCACCACCGCGCAGCACGGACCCTTCCGGCGACTCCACCTCACGCCGGCCGAGGTGCGCGCCCAGCACGCGGGCCGCACGGTCGTGCCGGTCACCGGACCCGTCACCGACGACCAGCTCGCCCAGCTGACCGGGCTCGGCCCGCTGGTCCTGCTGGCACTGGTCGGGCACGGCACCCCGGACCTCTCCCCCGTCGCGCTGCTGCGCGCGACCCTGCGCGTCGCGGCCGACCTGCCGGACGCCGTCGTGGTCGCCGTCCCCCTGGCCGCGCACGACGACGCGGAGGCCGACCACGACCTCGGCGTCCAGGTGACCGCGGCCTACGCCGGCGGCCCGGGCGGGGACCGTGTCGTCGGGCTCGTCGAGGCCGGCGAGCCCCTGGCCTCCCTGGACGACATCCTCGAGGCCGACCAGCCGGCGCCGGACCGCCAGGGCCTGGTGCTGTTCTTCACCGGCCTGTCCGGCAGCGGCAAGTCGACCCTGGCCCGCGCGCTGGTGGACCGGCTGCTCGAGCAGGGCCTCCGCACCGTCACCAGCCTCGACGGCGACGTCGTGCGCCGGAACCTGTCGGCCGGCCTGACGTTCTCCAGGGCCGACCGTGAGACCAACATCCGCCGGATCGGCTGGGTCGCGGCCGAGATCAGCCGCCACGGCGGGGTCGTCGTGGTGAGCCCCATCGCGCCGTTCGCCGAGACCCGCGCCCAGGTGCGCGACATGGTCGACGAGGCCGGTGGCGCGTTCTTCCTCGTGCACGTGGCGACCCCGCTGGAGGAGTGCGAGCGCCGCGACCGCAAGGGCCTGTACGCGAAGGCCCGCCGTGGCGAGATCCCCGAGTTCACCGGCATCTCCTCGCCCTACGAGGAGCCCGAGGACGCCGACGTCCGCGTCGACACCACGGGTCGCACGATCGACGACGCGCTGGGCGACGTCCTCGACGCACTCGCAGAAGCCGGCTACGCCGACCTGCGCGTCGCCGCACCGCAGCCCGTCGTCCCCGAGAGGATCATCTGA
- a CDS encoding sulfite exporter TauE/SafE family protein, which produces MDLFTATALGILAAGFFVGIVVGLTGMGGGALMTPALLFLAPHQAASAVVAADLTAAAVYKSGGAIVHSREGSPNLQLAKWLILGSVPMALLGPYVLKTFTDPEDLDQTLKFAIGIALLLAAGTYALRLYINLRQLRAGGHVGDENPRIRPVPTLLVGALGGLLVGITSVGSGSVIMVALLMLYPGLSAVKLVGTDLVQAVPLVLAAAISNIAIHGLDWELLIPLLVGSIPGTILGSKIAPKVPQSFIRRAIVVVLTMSGVALLGKAGWEPFGKDGAPYFIAATGIAMVVLVPLVWGVLRKGQGLPMFGAPYVADLEGTSKTDRTGTPSA; this is translated from the coding sequence ATGGACCTGTTCACCGCGACCGCGCTCGGCATCCTCGCCGCCGGCTTCTTCGTCGGCATCGTCGTCGGCCTCACCGGCATGGGCGGCGGTGCGCTGATGACGCCGGCGCTGCTGTTCCTCGCGCCGCACCAGGCCGCGTCCGCGGTCGTCGCGGCCGACCTCACCGCGGCGGCGGTCTACAAGTCCGGAGGGGCGATCGTGCACTCGCGCGAGGGCTCGCCCAACCTGCAGCTCGCGAAGTGGCTGATCCTCGGGTCGGTGCCGATGGCACTGCTCGGTCCCTACGTGCTGAAGACGTTCACCGACCCCGAGGACCTCGACCAGACGCTGAAGTTCGCGATCGGGATCGCGCTGCTGCTGGCGGCGGGGACCTACGCGCTGCGCCTCTACATCAACCTGCGCCAGCTCCGCGCCGGTGGCCACGTCGGCGACGAGAACCCCCGCATCCGGCCGGTCCCGACGCTGCTCGTCGGCGCCCTCGGCGGCCTGCTCGTCGGCATCACCAGCGTCGGCTCCGGCTCGGTCATCATGGTCGCGCTGCTCATGCTCTACCCGGGCCTGTCCGCGGTGAAGCTGGTCGGTACCGACCTCGTGCAGGCGGTCCCGCTCGTGCTCGCCGCCGCCATCTCGAACATCGCCATCCACGGCCTCGACTGGGAGCTGCTCATCCCCCTGCTCGTCGGCTCGATCCCCGGCACCATCCTGGGCAGCAAGATCGCGCCGAAGGTGCCGCAGTCGTTCATCCGTCGCGCGATCGTCGTGGTCCTGACCATGTCGGGCGTCGCCCTGCTCGGCAAGGCCGGCTGGGAGCCGTTCGGCAAGGACGGCGCCCCGTACTTCATCGCCGCCACCGGCATCGCGATGGTGGTGCTCGTGCCGCTGGTCTGGGGTGTCCTGCGCAAGGGCCAGGGCCTGCCGATGTTCGGCGCCCCGTACGTCGCCGACCTCGAGGGCACCTCGAAGACCGACCGCACCGGCACGCCGTCCGCGTGA
- a CDS encoding sulfurtransferase codes for MTRENALVTTQWVEDNLDTPGIVIVEVDEDTTAYDKGHIQGAIKLDWSTELQDQVRRDFVDRAQFEALLSGKGVGNDDTVVLYGGNNNWFAAYAYWYFKLYGHQDVKLMDGGRKKWELDSRELTADLPERAATTYTAQEQDHSIRAFRDDAVAAIGVQNLIDVRSPDEYAGRLLAPAHLPQEQSQRAGHVPTSLNVPWSKNCNDDGTFKSDDDLRKLYDEVGLDQSKDTIALCRIGERSSLTWFVLKELLGHENVKNYDGSWTEYGSLVGVPIALGDEPGEA; via the coding sequence ATGACCCGCGAGAACGCTCTCGTCACGACCCAGTGGGTCGAGGACAACCTCGACACCCCCGGGATCGTGATCGTCGAGGTCGACGAGGACACCACGGCCTACGACAAGGGCCACATCCAGGGAGCGATCAAGCTCGACTGGTCCACCGAGCTCCAGGACCAGGTGCGCCGCGACTTCGTCGACAGGGCCCAGTTCGAGGCGCTGCTGTCGGGCAAGGGTGTCGGCAACGACGACACCGTCGTCCTCTACGGCGGCAACAACAACTGGTTCGCCGCCTACGCCTACTGGTACTTCAAGCTCTACGGCCACCAGGACGTCAAGCTCATGGACGGCGGCCGCAAGAAGTGGGAGCTCGACTCCCGCGAGCTCACCGCCGACCTGCCCGAGCGCGCCGCGACGACGTACACCGCGCAGGAGCAGGACCACTCCATCCGGGCCTTCCGCGACGATGCCGTCGCCGCGATCGGCGTCCAGAACCTGATCGACGTCCGCAGCCCCGACGAGTACGCCGGCCGCCTGCTCGCCCCGGCCCACCTGCCGCAGGAGCAGTCGCAGCGCGCCGGCCACGTGCCGACGTCGCTCAACGTGCCGTGGAGCAAGAACTGCAACGACGACGGCACCTTCAAGTCCGACGACGACCTGAGGAAGCTCTACGACGAGGTCGGCCTCGACCAGTCGAAGGACACCATCGCCCTGTGCCGCATCGGTGAGCGCTCCTCGCTGACCTGGTTCGTGCTCAAGGAGCTGCTCGGCCACGAGAACGTCAAGAACTACGACGGCTCCTGGACCGAGTACGGCTCGCTGGTCGGCGTCCCGATCGCCCTCGGCGACGAGCCCGGGGAGGCCTGA
- the cysD gene encoding sulfate adenylyltransferase subunit CysD, whose product MTTTHADYRLSQLDQLEAESIHIFREVAAEFEKPVLMFSGGKDSIVMLRLAEKAFYPAKIPFPVLQIDTGLDFPEVLETRDNWVGRLGVKLVVASIDDAIANGVVIDDGKTSRNRMQTATLLNAIEENGFTAAFGGGRRDEEKARAKERVYSHRDEFGQWDPKMQRPELWSLYNGRIHAGEHMRIFPISNWTELDIWDYIGREGIEIPDIYFSHQRRVFERDGMLMSETPLNPLREGETVEERTVRFRTCGDISLTGCVESTASTIPEIIAEISIAKLTERGATRGDDRFSEAAMEDRKKEGYF is encoded by the coding sequence ATGACCACCACGCATGCCGACTACCGGCTGAGCCAGCTCGACCAGCTGGAGGCGGAGTCGATCCACATCTTCCGTGAGGTCGCCGCAGAGTTCGAGAAGCCCGTCCTGATGTTCTCGGGCGGCAAGGACTCCATCGTGATGCTGCGCCTGGCCGAGAAGGCGTTCTACCCCGCCAAGATCCCGTTCCCGGTCCTGCAGATCGACACCGGGCTCGACTTCCCCGAGGTGCTCGAGACCCGCGACAACTGGGTCGGGCGCCTGGGCGTCAAGCTCGTCGTCGCCAGCATCGACGACGCCATCGCCAACGGCGTGGTGATCGACGACGGCAAGACCTCGCGCAACCGGATGCAGACCGCCACCCTGCTCAACGCCATCGAGGAGAACGGCTTCACCGCCGCCTTCGGTGGCGGGCGCCGCGACGAGGAGAAGGCCCGCGCCAAGGAGCGCGTCTACTCCCACCGCGACGAGTTCGGCCAGTGGGACCCGAAGATGCAGCGTCCCGAGCTGTGGAGCCTCTACAACGGGCGGATCCACGCGGGCGAGCACATGCGGATCTTCCCGATCAGCAACTGGACCGAGCTCGACATCTGGGACTACATCGGCCGCGAGGGCATCGAGATCCCCGACATCTACTTCTCCCACCAGCGCCGCGTCTTCGAGCGCGACGGCATGCTGATGAGCGAGACCCCGCTCAACCCCCTGCGCGAGGGCGAGACCGTCGAGGAGCGCACCGTCCGGTTCCGCACCTGCGGCGACATCTCGCTCACCGGCTGCGTCGAGTCCACCGCGTCGACCATCCCCGAGATCATCGCCGAGATCTCGATCGCCAAGCTCACCGAGCGCGGCGCGACGCGCGGTGACGACCGGTTCTCCGAGGCTGCCATGGAGGACCGGAAGAAGGAAGGGTACTTCTGA
- a CDS encoding beta-keto acid cleavage family enzyme, which produces MSAAPVSPTAATVPPEALLVTVAPTGAETSKADCPQLPTTLEELVVTAQECEAAGAAMVHVHIRDDEHRPTLDEGRLHETVAALRENTGLVVQLSTGGSVHDPLDARLKVLDAAPDSCSLTMGTTNFGDDVFSNPWPFVCDLYQLSQERQVVPEFELFDLGHVAALERLLRTYGLPHGGRVHVDLVMGVPGGMPGTTDALVAAVHALPDAVTSWGATGIGRSTLAVGLAALSKGGHLRVGMEDVLTLSRGVPVERNSQLVERAVAMGELAQRRPMTPAEARVLLGTRPL; this is translated from the coding sequence ATGTCCGCCGCACCCGTCAGCCCGACCGCCGCCACCGTCCCGCCCGAGGCCCTGCTCGTCACCGTCGCCCCCACGGGTGCCGAGACCAGCAAGGCCGACTGCCCGCAGCTGCCGACCACGCTCGAGGAGCTCGTGGTCACCGCGCAGGAGTGCGAGGCCGCCGGTGCGGCGATGGTGCACGTGCACATCCGCGACGACGAGCACCGCCCGACGCTCGACGAGGGCCGCCTGCACGAGACGGTCGCGGCCCTGCGGGAGAACACGGGGCTCGTCGTCCAGCTCTCCACCGGTGGCTCGGTGCACGACCCGCTCGACGCCCGGCTGAAGGTGCTCGACGCCGCGCCCGACTCCTGCAGCCTGACGATGGGCACCACCAACTTCGGCGACGACGTCTTCTCCAACCCCTGGCCCTTCGTCTGCGACCTCTACCAGCTCAGCCAGGAGCGTCAGGTCGTGCCGGAGTTCGAGCTGTTCGACCTCGGCCACGTCGCAGCCCTGGAGCGGCTGCTGAGGACCTACGGCCTGCCCCACGGCGGGCGGGTGCACGTCGATCTCGTCATGGGCGTCCCCGGCGGCATGCCCGGGACGACCGACGCGCTGGTCGCCGCCGTCCACGCGCTGCCCGACGCCGTCACCTCGTGGGGCGCCACCGGCATCGGCCGCAGCACGCTGGCCGTCGGCCTGGCCGCGCTCAGCAAGGGCGGCCACCTGCGAGTCGGGATGGAGGACGTGCTGACCCTGAGCCGCGGCGTCCCGGTCGAGCGCAACAGCCAGCTCGTCGAGCGGGCCGTCGCGATGGGCGAGCTGGCCCAGCGGCGTCCGATGACGCCGGCGGAGGCACGCGTGCTGCTCGGGACCCGGCCGCTCTAA
- a CDS encoding helix-turn-helix domain-containing protein, with amino-acid sequence MAKSKVGQTVDKVGQTVDKVGQTVESLGDYLREQRVASRLSLRQLAQQAGVSNPYLSQIERGLRRPSADVLQQLAKALRISAEQLYLRAGIVSPGSDVAGTVEIAVLGDPGLTERQKQSLLDVYSSFLAMNATDEATSSPRTADHPAGTDRTANPTDDPTDHPTDHPTDHQES; translated from the coding sequence ATGGCGAAGAGCAAGGTCGGGCAGACCGTCGACAAGGTCGGACAGACCGTCGACAAGGTCGGACAGACCGTCGAGTCGCTCGGCGACTACCTCCGGGAGCAGCGGGTCGCCTCCCGCCTGTCCCTGCGGCAGCTCGCCCAGCAGGCGGGCGTCTCGAACCCCTACCTGAGCCAGATCGAGCGCGGGCTGCGCCGGCCGTCGGCCGACGTCCTGCAGCAGCTGGCCAAGGCGCTGCGGATCTCGGCCGAGCAGCTCTACCTCCGCGCCGGGATCGTCAGCCCCGGCAGCGACGTCGCCGGCACGGTCGAGATCGCCGTCCTCGGCGACCCCGGCCTGACGGAGCGGCAGAAGCAGTCGCTGCTCGACGTCTACTCCTCGTTCCTCGCGATGAACGCGACCGACGAGGCGACGAGCAGCCCGCGGACCGCGGACCACCCCGCCGGCACCGATCGCACCGCCAACCCCACCGACGACCCCACCGACCACCCCACCGACCACCCCACCGACCACCAGGAGAGCTGA
- the dtd gene encoding D-aminoacyl-tRNA deacylase produces the protein MRAVIQRVEQASVSVDGVVVGAIEEPGLLVYLGVTHGDGAAEVDWIARKVWGLRILREERSASDVGAPLLVVSQFTLYGDARRGRRPTWEAAAPGAVSEPAYHAVCDALVGLGARVERGVFGADMRVTSVNDGPFTVLLEREPTPPPNPPAR, from the coding sequence GTGAGAGCAGTCATCCAGCGGGTCGAGCAGGCGTCGGTGAGCGTGGACGGCGTCGTCGTGGGCGCGATCGAGGAGCCGGGGCTGCTGGTCTACCTCGGCGTCACCCACGGCGACGGCGCGGCCGAGGTCGACTGGATCGCCCGCAAGGTGTGGGGCCTGCGGATCCTGCGCGAGGAGCGGTCGGCCTCCGACGTCGGCGCCCCGCTGCTGGTGGTCAGCCAGTTCACGCTCTACGGCGACGCGCGCAGGGGCCGGCGTCCCACCTGGGAGGCCGCCGCTCCCGGCGCGGTGAGCGAGCCGGCCTACCACGCCGTGTGCGACGCCCTCGTGGGCCTGGGCGCCCGGGTCGAACGCGGGGTCTTCGGCGCCGACATGCGCGTCACGTCGGTGAACGACGGCCCCTTCACCGTGCTCCTCGAGCGCGAACCCACCCCACCCCCGAACCCACCCGCCCGCTGA